Proteins from one Deinococcus sp. AB2017081 genomic window:
- the rho gene encoding transcription termination factor Rho has translation MNDTAQHALPFHELQQKILPELHLIAAGYGIENYRKLKKDALALAIMQRQADAEGQLLAQGYLEVSPDGYGFLQSDLLDQHSRSVLVTAGVIKQYHLRTGDSVIGRARRARENERYGSLVQVEAVNGMDPEAARKRPKFDDLTPTFPEAQLVLEDPAMGDGLSLRVVDLLVPIGRGQRALIVAPPKAGKTTLLKNIANSITKNYPDVTVMVLLVDERPEEVTDFRESVRGAQVVASTFDEPPQHHVRVAEFVHERARRIVEEGGHVVILLDSITRLARANNLVTPPTGRTLSGGLDSNALHWPKRFLGAARNIREGGSLTILATALVETGSRMDDVIFEEFKGTGNAELVLSRRLEERRIFPALDILKSGTRREELLLQPDVLKKMWLLRKVISDMDPADAMEMLLSRMGKTRNNVEFLQGLAGG, from the coding sequence GTGAATGACACGGCCCAGCACGCCCTGCCCTTCCACGAGCTCCAGCAGAAGATCCTGCCCGAGCTGCACCTGATCGCGGCCGGCTACGGCATCGAGAACTACCGCAAGCTGAAGAAGGACGCCCTGGCCCTGGCGATCATGCAGCGCCAGGCCGATGCCGAGGGCCAGCTGCTCGCCCAGGGGTATCTGGAGGTCAGCCCCGACGGCTACGGCTTCCTCCAGTCGGATCTGCTCGATCAGCACTCGCGCAGCGTGCTGGTCACGGCCGGCGTCATCAAGCAGTACCACCTGCGCACCGGCGACTCGGTGATCGGCCGGGCGCGGCGGGCCCGCGAGAACGAGCGCTACGGATCGCTGGTGCAGGTCGAGGCCGTCAACGGCATGGATCCGGAGGCCGCCCGCAAGCGGCCCAAGTTCGACGACCTGACCCCCACCTTCCCCGAGGCCCAGCTGGTGCTGGAAGACCCGGCCATGGGCGACGGCCTGAGCCTGCGCGTCGTCGACCTGCTGGTGCCGATCGGGCGCGGTCAGCGTGCCCTGATCGTCGCGCCGCCCAAGGCCGGCAAGACCACGTTGCTCAAGAACATCGCCAACTCGATCACCAAGAACTACCCCGACGTCACGGTCATGGTGCTGCTCGTCGACGAGCGCCCCGAGGAGGTCACGGACTTCCGCGAGAGCGTGCGTGGGGCGCAGGTGGTCGCCTCGACCTTCGACGAGCCGCCGCAGCACCACGTCCGCGTGGCAGAATTCGTGCACGAACGCGCCCGCCGGATCGTCGAGGAGGGCGGACACGTCGTGATCCTGCTCGACTCGATCACCCGACTGGCCCGGGCCAACAACCTCGTCACGCCGCCCACGGGCCGCACCCTGTCCGGCGGTCTGGACAGCAACGCCCTGCACTGGCCCAAGCGCTTCCTCGGGGCGGCCCGCAACATCCGCGAGGGCGGCAGCCTGACCATCCTGGCGACCGCCCTGGTCGAGACCGGCAGCCGCATGGACGACGTGATCTTCGAGGAATTCAAGGGCACCGGGAACGCCGAGCTGGTGCTGTCCCGCCGCCTGGAGGAGCGCCGGATCTTCCCGGCGCTGGACATCCTGAAGTCCGGCACCCGCCGTGAGGAGCTGCTGCTGCAGCCCGACGTCCTGAAGAAGATGTGGCTGCTGCGCAAGGTGATCAGTGACATGGATCCGGCCGACGCGATGGAGATGCTGCTCTCGCGCATGGGCAAGACCCGCAACAACGTCGAGTTCCTGCAGGGGCTCGCCGGCGGATGA
- the pdxS gene encoding pyridoxal 5'-phosphate synthase lyase subunit PdxS, whose amino-acid sequence MDETTGTPQLKQGFAEMFKGGVIMDVVTADQARIAEAAGATAVMALERVPADIRADGGVARMSDPKMIKEIIAAVTIPVMAKVRIGHIVEAQILQALGVDFIDESEVLTPADEQFHILKSEFTVPFVCGAKNLGEALRRVGEGASMIRTKGEAGTGNVVEAVRHARTVLGEIRAIQARPREELMTVARDLQAPHHLVEYVHANGALPVVNFAAGGVATPADAALMMHLGLDGVFVGSGIFKSDNPERRAQAIVKAVTHYRNPQVLAEISEDLGAPMTGINIDDLIPAERLASRGW is encoded by the coding sequence ATGGATGAGACGACAGGAACGCCACAACTGAAGCAGGGGTTCGCCGAGATGTTCAAGGGGGGCGTGATCATGGACGTCGTGACGGCGGATCAGGCCCGGATCGCGGAGGCGGCCGGCGCCACCGCGGTCATGGCCCTGGAACGCGTGCCCGCCGACATCCGTGCCGACGGCGGCGTGGCCCGCATGAGTGACCCCAAAATGATCAAGGAGATCATCGCGGCCGTCACGATCCCGGTCATGGCCAAGGTGCGGATCGGGCACATCGTCGAGGCGCAGATCCTCCAGGCACTGGGCGTGGACTTCATCGACGAGTCCGAGGTGCTCACGCCCGCGGACGAGCAGTTCCACATCCTGAAGTCCGAGTTCACGGTGCCGTTCGTGTGCGGGGCCAAGAACCTGGGCGAGGCCCTGCGCCGCGTGGGCGAGGGTGCGAGCATGATCCGCACGAAGGGCGAGGCCGGCACCGGCAACGTCGTCGAGGCCGTCCGCCACGCCCGCACCGTGCTGGGTGAGATCCGCGCGATCCAGGCCCGCCCGCGCGAGGAACTCATGACCGTCGCCCGCGACCTGCAGGCACCCCACCACCTCGTCGAGTACGTCCATGCCAACGGAGCCCTGCCGGTCGTGAACTTTGCCGCCGGCGGCGTGGCCACCCCCGCCGACGCCGCCCTGATGATGCACCTGGGGCTCGACGGCGTGTTCGTGGGCAGCGGGATCTTCAAGAGCGACAACCCGGAGCGCCGGGCACAGGCGATCGTCAAGGCCGTGACCCATTACCGCAATCCGCAGGTGCTCGCCGAGATCAGCGAGGATCTGGGCGCGCCGATGACCGGGATCAACATCGACGACCTGATTCCGGCCGAGCGACTGGCCAGCCGTGGCTGGTAA
- a CDS encoding alpha/beta fold hydrolase: protein MNRGAAGRALFLDVHGLRTHAWVRGRGRPLVVVPGLGCASWMYVRVARELAAHRTVYVYDPPGHGYSEGTWAFPVCIQHLTDHLAAWLHVAGLEGCDLFGHSLGGEVVFDLAARYPGLTTAVVACAPTGIPENPSVPVQLLRLLRDLPRERLSLLVPGMRAYAHCGPRRMALLAHDQSFHDTGPLLRRVEVPTLLLDGLSDPVIRSWTVEAIREAIPGAVIREIAGGTHALTDSHPRVVARYTIDFLNALNR from the coding sequence TTGAACCGTGGAGCAGCCGGCCGGGCCCTGTTCCTGGATGTCCACGGCCTGCGTACCCACGCGTGGGTTCGAGGTCGGGGCCGCCCCCTGGTGGTCGTGCCGGGGCTGGGCTGCGCGTCATGGATGTACGTCCGTGTGGCCAGGGAACTGGCGGCCCACCGCACGGTGTACGTCTATGATCCGCCCGGTCATGGGTACAGCGAGGGCACGTGGGCCTTTCCTGTGTGCATTCAGCATCTGACCGATCATCTGGCCGCGTGGCTGCACGTGGCGGGCCTTGAGGGCTGCGATCTGTTCGGGCATTCGCTCGGAGGTGAGGTTGTCTTCGATCTGGCCGCACGGTATCCCGGCCTCACGACGGCCGTGGTGGCGTGCGCCCCGACGGGGATTCCCGAGAACCCCAGCGTGCCGGTACAGCTCCTGCGCCTCCTGCGTGACCTGCCCCGCGAGCGCCTGAGCCTGCTTGTCCCGGGGATGCGGGCGTACGCGCACTGCGGCCCGCGCCGCATGGCGCTGCTGGCGCACGACCAGTCGTTTCACGACACCGGGCCGCTGCTCCGACGGGTGGAGGTGCCCACCCTTCTTCTCGATGGCTTGAGCGACCCGGTCATCCGGTCGTGGACGGTTGAGGCGATCCGGGAAGCGATTCCCGGCGCGGTGATCCGGGAAATCGCCGGCGGCACCCACGCGCTGACCGATTCCCATCCGCGGGTGGTGGCCCGGTACACCATCGATTTTCTCAACGCGCTGAACAGGTGA
- a CDS encoding DHCW motif cupin fold protein — protein MTDIPFGVTDWATVPVSTHPGVTGEATWRTCTFGTLRVRMVEYSPGYEADHWCEKGHILYVLAGELVTELADGRSFTLTPGTSYQVADHAEPHRSRTTTGARLFIVD, from the coding sequence ATGACCGACATTCCCTTCGGCGTGACCGACTGGGCCACGGTGCCGGTCAGCACGCACCCCGGCGTGACCGGCGAGGCCACGTGGCGCACCTGCACCTTCGGGACGCTGCGCGTGCGGATGGTCGAGTATTCGCCCGGCTACGAGGCCGACCACTGGTGCGAGAAGGGCCACATCCTGTACGTGCTGGCGGGCGAACTGGTCACCGAGCTGGCCGACGGCCGGAGCTTCACGCTCACGCCTGGTACGAGTTATCAGGTCGCCGACCACGCCGAGCCGCACCGTTCCCGCACCACCACCGGTGCCCGGCTGTTCATCGTCGACTGA
- a CDS encoding peptidoglycan DD-metalloendopeptidase family protein, which translates to MIGRFSPPGRPLAALARPLLAVAAAAAVGGATAQAVQGGALFSPVAAGALTDPARLLRPAADVTLTPSAPVRLLTVVVPSTESAAQISRRYGVDMAAVRLLASARGTRHAQVSLAPASRERAPLWPRSVQPYRVRAGDTLAGIAARHGMRIVDVLGVNLERRSLDRVQIGEVLHLPTQERGVLIRIKAGQSALSLIAGYGADLAATARANGVLPTDMRIGDALLLPGVTAAGFQQQLLAQRVAEQRAAVAYDQQRRYERFLAQKQAQRRREQVAAVARQVQYERFLAWQQSAERQARIRAYEAQERFEAAQAAARQRAQEAARLAAARPPSPARAEGRATVQRASTGAVRLAWPMRTFRITSRYAERDIEFHRQVFHGGVDLAAPYGTPIYAATDGEVSRSGYGDYGLNVFVESGSSTLVYGHMSRTAVVAGQRVSQGQLLGYVGCSGICTGPHLHFEVRLDGRTVDPLALLP; encoded by the coding sequence ATGATCGGGCGGTTCTCTCCCCCCGGCCGCCCGCTCGCCGCCCTGGCCCGCCCCCTGCTCGCCGTCGCGGCCGCCGCCGCGGTGGGCGGGGCCACGGCCCAGGCGGTGCAGGGAGGCGCGCTCTTCTCCCCGGTCGCCGCAGGCGCCCTGACGGATCCGGCCCGGCTGCTCCGGCCGGCGGCCGACGTGACGCTCACGCCGTCCGCCCCGGTCCGCCTCCTGACCGTGGTGGTGCCGTCGACCGAGTCTGCGGCACAGATCAGCCGGCGGTACGGGGTCGATATGGCTGCCGTACGGCTCCTGGCCTCGGCACGCGGCACGCGGCACGCGCAGGTGTCCCTCGCTCCGGCCTCGCGGGAGCGTGCTCCCCTGTGGCCCCGCTCCGTGCAGCCCTACCGAGTCCGGGCCGGTGACACGCTGGCCGGGATCGCCGCCCGGCACGGCATGCGGATCGTGGACGTGCTGGGTGTGAATCTTGAGCGGCGCAGCCTGGACCGTGTCCAGATCGGCGAGGTGCTGCACCTTCCCACCCAGGAGCGCGGGGTGCTCATCCGGATCAAGGCGGGGCAGTCCGCCCTCTCGCTGATCGCCGGTTACGGCGCCGACCTCGCGGCGACGGCCCGCGCGAATGGCGTCCTGCCCACGGACATGCGGATCGGCGACGCGCTGCTGCTGCCGGGCGTCACTGCCGCGGGCTTCCAGCAGCAGCTCCTCGCACAGCGTGTGGCCGAGCAGCGGGCGGCCGTGGCCTACGACCAGCAGCGCCGCTACGAGCGCTTCCTGGCGCAGAAGCAGGCGCAGCGTCGCCGCGAACAGGTGGCGGCGGTGGCCCGCCAGGTGCAGTACGAACGCTTCCTGGCGTGGCAGCAGTCCGCCGAACGGCAGGCGCGCATCCGGGCCTACGAGGCCCAGGAGCGCTTCGAGGCCGCCCAGGCGGCGGCTCGTCAGCGGGCCCAGGAGGCCGCCCGGCTGGCCGCCGCCCGCCCGCCGTCCCCGGCACGCGCCGAGGGCCGGGCAACCGTCCAGCGGGCGTCGACCGGTGCGGTGCGGCTGGCGTGGCCCATGCGCACCTTCCGCATCACGAGCCGCTACGCCGAGCGCGACATCGAGTTCCACCGTCAGGTGTTCCACGGAGGCGTGGATCTCGCGGCCCCCTACGGCACTCCGATCTATGCCGCGACGGATGGCGAGGTCAGCCGCAGCGGCTACGGCGACTACGGCCTGAACGTGTTCGTCGAGAGCGGTTCCAGCACGCTGGTGTACGGGCACATGAGCCGGACGGCCGTCGTGGCCGGGCAGCGCGTGTCTCAGGGACAGCTGCTCGGCTACGTGGGCTGCTCGGGCATCTGCACCGGGCCCCACCTGCATTTCGAGGTTCGTCTGGACGGGCGGACGGTCGATCCGCTGGCCCTGCTGCCGTGA
- a CDS encoding alpha/beta fold hydrolase: MATTSFPHDGATLHITSTGSGPPVVLVHGLSGSGQWWRHNLAALSAHHRVHVLELAGFGLARRQRALGVRAAARLIAAWMESQDLREVALVGHSMGGHISLHVAALAPGRVTRLVLASASGMLRQPLHRSMLALPRALVTGRKRFLPQILGDALRAGPRNLLISSRDLLRDSVQDVLPELHVPTLLIWGARDALVPLEVGRLLARSMPGAHLEVIPRAGHVVMVDAAVTFNDLVLEFIDRPISQARDSA, from the coding sequence GTGGCCACGACATCGTTCCCCCATGACGGAGCCACGCTGCATATCACCTCGACCGGCAGTGGGCCACCGGTCGTGCTCGTGCACGGGCTGAGCGGTTCAGGCCAGTGGTGGCGGCACAACCTGGCCGCGCTGAGCGCCCATCACCGGGTGCACGTTCTGGAACTGGCGGGATTCGGGCTGGCACGGCGGCAGCGCGCCCTGGGTGTCCGGGCCGCGGCCCGCCTGATTGCTGCGTGGATGGAATCACAGGATCTCCGGGAGGTCGCGCTGGTCGGGCATTCCATGGGGGGCCATATCTCGCTGCATGTGGCGGCACTCGCTCCCGGGCGCGTCACCCGGCTCGTGCTGGCCTCGGCGAGCGGCATGCTGAGGCAGCCGCTCCACCGTTCCATGCTGGCCCTGCCACGGGCGCTGGTCACCGGGCGCAAGCGGTTCCTGCCGCAGATCCTGGGGGATGCGCTTCGTGCCGGGCCGCGCAACCTGCTGATCAGCAGCCGGGATCTGCTCCGCGACAGCGTTCAGGACGTCCTGCCGGAACTGCATGTTCCCACGCTGCTGATCTGGGGCGCCCGTGACGCCCTGGTGCCACTCGAGGTCGGCCGGCTGCTGGCCAGGTCGATGCCCGGAGCCCACCTGGAAGTCATTCCCCGCGCCGGACACGTCGTGATGGTCGATGCCGCGGTCACCTTCAACGATCTGGTGCTGGAGTTCATCGACCGCCCGATCTCCCAGGCCAGAGACAGCGCTTGA
- a CDS encoding response regulator transcription factor: MTDAGAHRELHLLVVDDEAQILELLELTLSLQGFYVSTAAGGPQALEMLQTCAVDVIVMDVLMAPWDGFETVRRMHRAQPVLPPVVFLSGLNRPDTLPDLGPSVQLEYLVKPFRPSELVAAIRRVWDGRSSPSSSN; the protein is encoded by the coding sequence GTGACCGACGCCGGGGCCCACCGGGAACTGCACCTGCTGGTCGTCGACGACGAGGCGCAGATCCTGGAACTGCTGGAGCTGACCCTCAGCCTCCAGGGGTTCTACGTCTCGACGGCGGCGGGTGGGCCCCAGGCGCTGGAGATGCTGCAGACGTGCGCCGTGGACGTGATCGTGATGGACGTCCTGATGGCTCCGTGGGACGGGTTCGAGACCGTCCGGCGCATGCACCGGGCGCAGCCGGTGCTGCCGCCGGTGGTGTTCCTCTCCGGCCTGAACCGCCCGGACACGCTGCCGGATCTCGGCCCGTCCGTCCAGCTGGAGTATCTGGTCAAACCCTTCCGCCCGTCCGAGCTCGTGGCCGCCATCCGCCGGGTCTGGGACGGACGCTCCTCTCCCTCTTCGTCCAACTGA
- the hisS gene encoding histidine--tRNA ligase — translation MAIQRPKGTQDHLPDGSPKLSLDTRAAAFQHVQDTARRVLERAGAQFLNTPVFEDPELVKRGVGGSTDIVRKEMFTVYYFGDHGGFILRPEGTAGIVRAYLQNGLKQLPSPLKLWTHGPMFRAENVQKGRLRQFHQVDYEVLGSTDPLVDAEAISLMVDVVAALGLSGVRVKLGSIGDPADRDAYNAYLRELFGAHVERLSDDSKERLERNPMRILDSKSAGDQALIAELGVRPMLDFLGDEARGHFEAVQAYLTAWGVAHDIDPSIVRGLDYYRRTAWELHHEGVGAKSALGGGGRYDGLAEQLGGPLVPGIGWAFGIERLLIAMDAEGLDVPGQGGPLLYVAALDDDYVGHAATVAMKARQVARAEFAYRAVKPGTAFRDAERRGARLVALIGSDEMARDVLSIKNLSTGVQSVVPAGDLHTFLAEAASQPPSPEPHTPVQENA, via the coding sequence ATGGCGATTCAGCGGCCCAAGGGAACACAGGATCATCTGCCGGATGGCAGTCCGAAGCTCAGCCTCGACACACGGGCAGCCGCCTTCCAGCATGTGCAGGACACGGCCCGCCGGGTACTGGAGCGGGCCGGCGCTCAGTTCCTGAACACCCCGGTCTTTGAAGACCCTGAACTCGTCAAACGTGGCGTGGGCGGCAGTACGGACATCGTCCGAAAGGAGATGTTCACCGTCTATTACTTCGGTGACCACGGCGGCTTCATCCTGCGGCCCGAGGGCACGGCAGGTATTGTCCGGGCTTACCTCCAGAACGGCCTCAAACAGTTACCCTCGCCCCTGAAGCTCTGGACTCATGGCCCGATGTTCCGTGCCGAGAACGTCCAGAAGGGCCGCCTGCGTCAGTTCCACCAGGTCGATTACGAGGTGCTGGGCAGCACCGATCCGCTGGTGGATGCCGAGGCGATTTCTCTCATGGTGGACGTGGTTGCGGCGCTGGGCCTGAGCGGCGTGCGCGTGAAACTCGGGAGCATCGGTGACCCGGCCGACCGGGACGCGTACAACGCCTACCTGCGTGAGCTGTTCGGTGCCCACGTGGAGCGCCTGTCGGACGACTCGAAAGAGCGGCTGGAGCGCAATCCCATGCGGATCCTCGACTCCAAGAGCGCCGGGGATCAGGCGCTGATCGCGGAGCTGGGCGTCAGGCCCATGCTGGACTTCCTGGGCGACGAGGCGCGGGGGCACTTCGAGGCGGTGCAGGCGTACCTGACGGCATGGGGCGTGGCCCACGACATCGACCCCAGCATCGTGCGCGGCCTGGACTACTACCGGCGCACCGCCTGGGAACTGCACCACGAGGGCGTGGGCGCGAAATCCGCGCTGGGCGGCGGCGGGCGCTACGACGGTCTGGCCGAACAGCTGGGTGGGCCGCTGGTGCCGGGGATCGGCTGGGCCTTCGGGATCGAGCGCCTGCTGATCGCCATGGACGCCGAGGGGCTGGACGTGCCCGGTCAGGGCGGGCCGCTCCTGTACGTGGCCGCGCTCGACGACGACTACGTGGGCCACGCCGCGACGGTCGCGATGAAGGCGCGGCAGGTCGCACGGGCCGAATTCGCCTACCGCGCCGTGAAACCCGGCACCGCCTTCCGCGATGCCGAGCGGCGCGGGGCACGGCTCGTGGCCCTGATCGGCTCCGACGAGATGGCGCGGGACGTGCTGAGCATCAAGAACCTCTCGACCGGTGTGCAGTCGGTCGTTCCCGCTGGTGACCTCCATACCTTCCTGGCCGAGGCCGCATCGCAGCCCCCCAGCCCCGAGCCCCACACCCCTGTTCAGGAGAACGCATGA
- the pdxT gene encoding pyridoxal 5'-phosphate synthase glutaminase subunit PdxT, translating into MAGKTAPVVGVLAVQGAFREHRRHLEALGALVREVRLPADLDGVDALVLPGGESTAMGRLLDAFDLWSPIRAVYDRGGVLWGTCAGAILLSTEILGAPPQDGGRQRSLGLLDVTVQRNAFGRQVDSFAVPLEVAGVDGLVEGVFIRAPAFDRIGEHVEVLATHHDRAVMVRGARLLATAFHPELTRDRRLHALFLQQVETERQGHEHVRRSGRQNIHEPV; encoded by the coding sequence GTGGCTGGTAAGACCGCTCCAGTGGTGGGCGTGCTGGCCGTCCAGGGCGCGTTCCGCGAGCACCGCCGTCACCTGGAGGCGCTGGGTGCGCTGGTGCGCGAGGTGCGCCTGCCCGCCGATCTGGACGGTGTCGACGCCCTGGTGTTGCCGGGAGGGGAGAGCACCGCCATGGGCCGCCTGCTGGACGCGTTTGATCTGTGGTCACCCATTCGCGCCGTCTACGACCGCGGTGGGGTGCTGTGGGGAACGTGTGCGGGGGCCATCCTGCTGAGCACGGAGATTCTCGGCGCGCCGCCGCAGGACGGCGGCCGGCAGCGCAGTCTGGGCCTGCTCGACGTCACGGTGCAGCGCAATGCCTTCGGTCGTCAGGTGGACTCGTTTGCCGTTCCACTGGAGGTGGCCGGTGTCGACGGGCTGGTCGAGGGCGTGTTCATCCGGGCCCCGGCCTTCGACCGGATCGGCGAACACGTGGAGGTGCTCGCCACACATCACGACCGAGCGGTCATGGTGCGCGGTGCGCGGCTCCTGGCCACCGCGTTCCACCCGGAACTGACGCGCGACCGTCGCCTGCACGCCCTCTTCCTGCAGCAGGTCGAGACCGAGCGGCAGGGGCATGAACACGTTCGTCGGTCTGGCCGGCAAAATATTCACGAGCCTGTATAA
- the aspS gene encoding aspartate--tRNA ligase: MKRTAYIGQLTPAHAGQTVTLQGWVNRRRDLGGLIFLELRDRSGLVQVQVEPDSPAFAQADQLRAEYVAEIEGTYQARPESQRKGGTADYEVIAARVRVLNAAKTPPFELDKGDSVAEDIRLKYRYLDLRRPEMQRHLMLRSKAVASITTFLAAEGFVQVETPMLTKSTPEGARDFLVPSRLNPGEFYALPQSPQLFKQLLMISGIDRYYQLARCFRDEDLRADRQPDFTQLDMELSFVEQDDVLELNERLLSHVFQDALGVTLPVPFPRLTYHDAMDTYGSDKPDLRFDLAFSDVTALFQGGDFKAFAEAPCVKVIAAPELTRRQIDELERVAKQNGARGLAWLRREGDTFTGGISKFVTAQTAALLDLTAVPDGGTLLFSAGPWKSAVSALGAVRLALRDVFDLTAGGPAFHVSWVVDFPQLDLDEESGTWTYMHHPFTAPHPDDVALFGTERQGEIRAQAYDLVLNGFEVGGGSIRIHDPAVQSQMFQAIGFTAEQAQDKFGFFLDALTYGTPPHGGIAWGFDRLVMVMTGASSIREVIAFPKNNRGIDLMAVAPSVVDNTQLGDLGIQLATASE, translated from the coding sequence ATGAAACGCACCGCCTACATCGGCCAGCTCACGCCGGCGCACGCCGGGCAGACCGTCACCCTCCAGGGCTGGGTGAACCGTCGGCGCGACCTGGGCGGATTGATCTTCCTGGAACTGCGCGACCGCAGCGGGCTCGTGCAGGTACAGGTGGAGCCGGACTCCCCTGCCTTCGCGCAGGCGGATCAGCTGCGCGCCGAGTACGTCGCGGAGATCGAGGGCACATACCAGGCCCGGCCCGAGTCACAGCGCAAGGGCGGCACGGCCGACTACGAGGTCATCGCTGCCCGCGTGCGCGTGCTGAACGCCGCGAAGACGCCACCGTTCGAACTGGATAAGGGTGACAGCGTGGCCGAGGACATCCGCCTCAAATACCGCTATCTGGATCTGCGCCGTCCCGAGATGCAGCGGCACCTGATGCTGCGCTCGAAGGCGGTCGCGTCCATCACGACGTTCCTCGCGGCCGAGGGCTTCGTGCAGGTCGAGACCCCCATGCTGACCAAGTCGACGCCGGAAGGGGCACGCGACTTCCTGGTGCCCAGCCGCCTGAATCCGGGTGAGTTCTACGCGCTGCCGCAGTCGCCCCAGCTGTTCAAACAGCTCCTGATGATCTCGGGGATCGACCGGTACTACCAGCTGGCCCGCTGTTTCCGCGACGAGGATCTGCGGGCCGACCGCCAGCCGGATTTCACGCAGCTCGACATGGAACTCAGTTTCGTCGAGCAGGACGACGTGCTGGAGCTCAACGAGCGGCTGCTGTCGCACGTGTTCCAGGACGCACTCGGTGTGACCCTGCCCGTTCCGTTCCCCCGCCTGACCTACCACGATGCCATGGATACGTACGGCAGCGACAAGCCGGATCTTCGCTTCGATCTGGCCTTCAGCGACGTGACGGCGCTGTTCCAGGGTGGGGACTTCAAGGCCTTTGCCGAGGCTCCGTGCGTGAAGGTGATCGCCGCGCCGGAGCTGACCCGCAGGCAGATCGACGAGCTGGAGCGTGTGGCGAAGCAGAACGGCGCGCGGGGGCTGGCGTGGCTGCGCCGCGAGGGAGACACCTTCACCGGCGGCATCAGCAAGTTCGTGACCGCCCAGACGGCGGCGCTGCTCGACCTGACGGCCGTGCCCGACGGCGGGACGCTGCTGTTCAGCGCGGGGCCGTGGAAGTCGGCGGTGTCCGCCCTCGGGGCGGTGCGGCTGGCGCTGCGAGACGTGTTCGACCTGACCGCCGGCGGTCCGGCCTTCCATGTGTCGTGGGTCGTGGACTTCCCCCAGCTCGATCTCGACGAGGAGAGCGGGACGTGGACCTACATGCACCACCCGTTCACCGCGCCACACCCGGACGATGTGGCCCTCTTCGGCACGGAGCGGCAGGGCGAGATCCGTGCCCAGGCGTATGACCTGGTGCTCAACGGCTTTGAGGTCGGTGGCGGCAGCATCCGGATTCACGACCCGGCCGTACAGAGCCAGATGTTCCAGGCGATCGGCTTCACGGCGGAGCAGGCGCAGGACAAGTTCGGCTTCTTCCTTGACGCCCTGACCTATGGCACCCCGCCCCACGGCGGCATCGCGTGGGGCTTCGACCGGCTGGTCATGGTCATGACCGGCGCATCGAGTATCCGTGAGGTCATCGCCTTCCCCAAGAACAACCGTGGCATCGATCTGATGGCCGTGGCCCCCTCCGTTGTTGACAACACGCAGCTGGGCGACCTGGGCATCCAGCTGGCGACCGCATCGGAGTGA